The proteins below come from a single Drosophila miranda strain MSH22 chromosome Y unlocalized genomic scaffold, D.miranda_PacBio2.1 Contig_Y1_pilon, whole genome shotgun sequence genomic window:
- the LOC108160948 gene encoding LOW QUALITY PROTEIN: uncharacterized protein LOC108160948 (The sequence of the model RefSeq protein was modified relative to this genomic sequence to represent the inferred CDS: inserted 1 base in 1 codon) → MLAGMHSPASPSAQSQAPPPTPCKSPILDVTETLSLHSEMELELEPKKALYSFGAPHSHGHSHSHSLRLPGLSIPNLINGKNSTLPAFEYIAPPNHALQALEFPLMELNXSNEAAKSRDARKIREDRIAFRAALLEQENSILRAQVLALRDELQTVRQLLGDTAAGGLLSMPRQM, encoded by the exons ATGTTGGCCGGGATGCATTCACCCGCATCGCCTTCAGCTCAGTCACAGGCACCGCCGCCGACGCCCTGCAAATCGCCCATCCTGGACGTGACCGAGACCCTGTCACTTCATAGCGAGATGGAGCTGGAACTTGAACCGAAAAAAGCGTTGTATTCCTTTGGAGCCCCGCACAGTCACGGTCACAGCCACAGTCATAGCCTACGTCTGCCAGGCCTCAGTATTCCCAACCTGATCAATGGCAAGAATTCCACTCTGCCCGCCTTCGAGTACATCGCTCCGCCGAACCACGCCCTGCAGGCCCTGGAGTTTCCACTGATGGAGTTGA CATCGAACGAGGCGGCGAAGTCACGGGATGCCCGCAAGATCCGAGAGGATCGCATTGCCTTTCGGGCCGCTCTTCTCGAGCAGGAGAATTCCATTCTACGGGCTCAGGTGCTGGCCCTACGCGACGAATTGCAGACGGTGCGGCAGCTCCTGGGCGACACCGCCGCCGGTGGCCTGCTGTCGATGCCTCGCCAGATGTGA